A portion of the Streptomyces sp. YPW6 genome contains these proteins:
- a CDS encoding FdhF/YdeP family oxidoreductase has translation MATKPPTGDPVQDAPQVEAAPHAAAGLPAVAHSLRIATRQMGVRRTARTLLKVNQKDGFDCPGCAWPEGDERHTAEFCENGAKAVAEEATLRRVTPGFFAAHPVADLAERSGYWLGQQGRITHPVYLPEGADRYEAVTWERAFAIIAEELTALGSPDEALFYTSGRTSNEAAFLLQLFAREFGTNNLPDCSNMCHESSGSALTETIGVGKGSVSLEDLHQADLIIVAGQNPGTNHPRMLSALEKAKQSGAKIISVNPLPEPGMERFKNPQTPHGLLKGTPLNDLFLQIRIGGDQALFRLLNKLILATEGAVDTAFVADHTHGYAEFAEAAEAADWDGTLRATGLTRAEIEQALALVLASERTIVCWAMGLTQHKHSVPTIREVVNFLLLRGNIGRPGAGVCPVRGHSNVQGDRTMGIFERPAPAFLDALDQEFGITSPRHHGMDVVRSIQALRDGEAKVFFAMGGNFVAATPDTAVTEAAMRRARLTVHVSTKLNRSHAVTGTRALILPTLGRTDKDVQAGGRQFVTVEDSMGMVHASRGNLTPASPHLLSEPAIVARLARAVLGARSRTDWEGFERDYAAIRDRISRVVPGFEDFNTRIARPGGFTLPHAPRDERRFPTATGRANFTAAPVEYPELPDGRLLLQTLRSHDQYNTTIYGLDDRYRGIKGGRRIVMVNPEDAAALGLTDGGYTDLVGEWKDGVERRAEGFRIVHYPTARGCAAAYYPETNVLVPLDSTADTSNTPASKSVVIRFEEPRSTSGSD, from the coding sequence ATGGCCACCAAGCCGCCGACCGGTGACCCGGTCCAGGACGCCCCGCAGGTCGAAGCGGCCCCGCACGCCGCCGCCGGGCTGCCCGCCGTCGCCCACTCGCTGCGCATCGCGACGCGGCAGATGGGTGTGCGGCGCACCGCGCGGACCCTCCTCAAGGTCAACCAGAAGGACGGCTTCGACTGCCCCGGCTGCGCCTGGCCCGAGGGCGACGAGCGGCACACCGCCGAGTTCTGCGAGAACGGCGCCAAGGCGGTGGCCGAGGAGGCGACCCTGCGCCGGGTCACCCCCGGCTTCTTCGCCGCGCACCCGGTCGCCGACCTCGCGGAGCGCAGCGGCTACTGGCTGGGCCAGCAGGGCAGGATCACCCACCCGGTGTACCTCCCCGAGGGCGCCGACCGGTACGAGGCCGTGACCTGGGAGCGGGCGTTCGCCATCATCGCCGAGGAGCTGACCGCGCTCGGCTCCCCCGACGAGGCCCTCTTCTACACCTCGGGCCGCACGAGCAACGAGGCCGCCTTCCTCCTCCAGCTCTTCGCCCGCGAGTTCGGCACCAACAACCTCCCCGACTGCTCCAACATGTGCCACGAGTCGTCCGGCTCGGCGCTCACCGAGACCATCGGCGTCGGCAAGGGCAGCGTCTCCCTGGAGGACCTCCACCAGGCCGATCTGATCATCGTCGCCGGTCAGAACCCCGGCACCAACCACCCCCGGATGCTGTCCGCCCTGGAGAAGGCCAAGCAGTCCGGAGCGAAGATCATCTCGGTGAACCCGCTCCCCGAGCCCGGCATGGAGCGGTTCAAGAACCCCCAGACCCCGCACGGCCTGCTCAAGGGCACCCCGCTCAACGACCTCTTCCTCCAGATCCGCATCGGCGGCGACCAGGCCCTCTTCCGCCTCCTCAACAAGCTGATCCTGGCGACCGAAGGCGCCGTCGACACCGCGTTCGTCGCCGACCACACCCACGGTTACGCAGAGTTCGCCGAGGCCGCCGAAGCCGCCGACTGGGACGGGACGCTCAGGGCCACCGGCCTCACCCGCGCCGAGATCGAGCAGGCGCTCGCCCTCGTCCTCGCCTCCGAGCGCACCATCGTCTGCTGGGCCATGGGCCTCACCCAGCACAAGCACTCCGTCCCCACCATCCGTGAAGTCGTCAACTTCCTTCTGCTGCGCGGCAACATCGGCCGCCCCGGCGCCGGGGTCTGCCCGGTGCGCGGCCACTCCAACGTCCAGGGCGACCGCACCATGGGCATCTTCGAACGGCCGGCGCCGGCCTTCCTCGACGCCCTCGACCAGGAGTTCGGCATCACCTCGCCCCGCCACCACGGCATGGACGTGGTGCGCTCCATCCAGGCGCTCCGCGACGGCGAGGCGAAGGTCTTCTTCGCCATGGGCGGCAACTTCGTCGCGGCCACCCCCGACACCGCCGTCACCGAGGCGGCGATGCGCCGCGCCCGCCTGACCGTCCACGTCTCGACCAAGCTCAACCGCAGCCACGCGGTCACCGGGACCCGGGCCCTGATCCTCCCGACGCTGGGCCGTACCGACAAGGACGTCCAGGCGGGCGGCAGGCAGTTCGTCACCGTCGAGGACTCCATGGGGATGGTCCACGCCTCCCGCGGCAACCTCACCCCCGCGAGCCCCCACCTGCTCTCCGAACCGGCCATCGTCGCCCGCCTCGCCCGCGCGGTCCTCGGCGCCCGCTCCCGTACCGACTGGGAGGGGTTCGAGCGGGACTACGCCGCCATCCGCGACCGCATCTCCCGCGTCGTCCCCGGCTTCGAGGACTTCAACACCCGCATCGCCCGCCCCGGCGGCTTCACTCTCCCCCACGCCCCCCGCGACGAGCGCCGCTTCCCCACCGCCACGGGTCGCGCCAACTTCACCGCAGCCCCCGTCGAGTACCCCGAACTCCCCGACGGCAGGCTGCTGTTGCAGACCCTGCGGTCGCACGACCAGTACAACACCACCATCTACGGACTCGACGACCGCTACCGGGGCATCAAGGGCGGCCGACGCATCGTCATGGTCAACCCCGAGGACGCCGCCGCCCTCGGCCTCACCGACGGCGGGTACACCGACCTGGTCGGCGAGTGGAAGGACGGCGTG
- the polA gene encoding DNA polymerase I gives MAETASKKTADNRPRLLLMDGHSLAYRAFFALPAENFTTAVGQPTNAVYGFMSMLANTLRDEAPTHFAVAFDVSRKTWRAQEFPEYKANRSKTPDEFKGQVELIGELLDAMRADRFAVDGFEADDVIATLATQAEAAGFEVLIVTGDRDSFQLITDNVTVLYPTKGVSELTRFTPEKVVEKYGLTPQQYPDFAALRGDPSDNLPGIPGVGEKTAAKWINQFGSFAELVERAEEVKGKAGQNFRDHLDAVRMNRVLTEMVRDVELPKTPAELERAPYDRTAVTGVLDILEIRNPSLRERLLAVDPGAAEAEPPAPAAGIELDGAVLGSGEVAPWLQEHGAQPLGVMTVDTWSLGAGTVTEIALAAAAGAAAWLDPTQLEEADEQAFAAWVSDPARPKVLHNAKNVMRVLPEHGWRLEGVAMDTALAAYLVKPGRRSFALDALAVEYLGRELAPAAASDGQLAFGADDRAEQDALMAQARAVLDLGDAFTTRLKEVGAAELLHDMELPTSILLARLERHGIAADRAHLEGMEQQFAGTVQQAVKEAHAAVGREFNLGSPKQLQEILFNELGLPKTKKTKTGYTTDADALAWLAAQTEHELPVLMLRHREQAKLRVTVEGLIKTIAADGRIHTTFNQTVAATGRLSSTDPNLQNIPVRTDEGRAIRRGFVVGEGFETLMTADYSQIELRVMAHLSEDAGLIEAFTSGEDLHTTVASQVFGVEKDAVDAEMRRKIKAMSYGLAYGLSAFGLSQQLGIDPAEARVLMDTYFERFGGVRDYLHRVVEEARATGYTETILGRRRYLPDLNSDNRQRREAAERMALNAPIQGTAADIVKVAMLRVDKALTEAGLTSRMLLQVHDEIVLEIAKGERKQVEEIVRHEMANAVELRAPLDVSVGVGKDWESAAH, from the coding sequence GTGGCTGAGACGGCATCGAAGAAGACGGCAGACAACCGACCGCGCCTGCTCCTCATGGACGGGCACTCCCTGGCGTACCGGGCGTTCTTCGCCCTGCCCGCGGAGAACTTCACGACGGCGGTGGGGCAGCCGACGAACGCCGTGTACGGCTTCATGTCGATGCTGGCGAACACCCTGCGTGACGAGGCGCCCACGCACTTCGCGGTCGCGTTCGACGTGTCCCGCAAGACCTGGCGGGCGCAGGAGTTCCCGGAGTACAAGGCGAACCGCTCCAAGACCCCCGACGAGTTCAAGGGGCAGGTCGAGCTCATCGGAGAGCTGCTGGACGCGATGCGCGCGGACCGGTTCGCGGTGGACGGTTTCGAGGCGGACGACGTCATCGCGACGCTGGCGACGCAGGCCGAGGCGGCCGGGTTCGAGGTGCTGATCGTCACCGGCGACCGGGACTCCTTCCAGCTGATCACGGACAACGTGACCGTGCTGTACCCCACCAAGGGCGTCTCCGAGCTGACCCGGTTCACCCCGGAGAAGGTCGTCGAGAAGTACGGGCTCACCCCGCAGCAGTATCCGGACTTCGCCGCTCTGCGCGGCGACCCGTCGGACAACCTCCCGGGCATCCCCGGCGTCGGTGAGAAGACCGCCGCGAAGTGGATCAACCAGTTCGGTTCGTTCGCCGAGCTCGTCGAACGGGCGGAGGAGGTCAAGGGCAAGGCCGGGCAGAATTTCCGCGACCACCTGGACGCGGTGAGGATGAACCGCGTGCTGACCGAGATGGTCCGGGACGTGGAGCTCCCGAAGACCCCGGCCGAGCTGGAGCGCGCCCCGTACGACCGCACCGCGGTCACCGGTGTCCTCGACATACTGGAGATCCGCAACCCGAGCCTGCGCGAGCGCCTCCTCGCCGTCGACCCGGGGGCGGCCGAGGCCGAGCCGCCCGCGCCCGCCGCCGGGATCGAGCTGGACGGGGCCGTGCTCGGCTCCGGCGAGGTCGCCCCGTGGCTTCAGGAGCACGGCGCGCAGCCGCTCGGCGTCATGACCGTCGACACCTGGTCACTGGGGGCCGGCACGGTCACCGAGATCGCGCTCGCCGCCGCCGCCGGGGCCGCCGCGTGGCTGGACCCGACGCAGCTGGAGGAGGCCGACGAGCAGGCGTTCGCCGCCTGGGTGTCGGACCCGGCCCGGCCCAAGGTCCTGCACAACGCGAAGAACGTCATGCGGGTCCTGCCGGAGCACGGCTGGCGGCTCGAAGGCGTCGCCATGGACACCGCGCTCGCCGCCTATCTGGTGAAGCCGGGCCGCCGGTCCTTCGCCCTGGACGCGCTGGCCGTGGAGTATCTGGGCCGTGAGCTGGCCCCGGCCGCCGCCTCCGACGGACAGCTGGCCTTCGGCGCGGACGACCGGGCCGAGCAGGACGCCCTGATGGCCCAGGCCCGCGCCGTCCTCGACCTGGGCGACGCGTTCACCACCCGGCTCAAGGAGGTGGGCGCGGCGGAGCTGCTGCACGACATGGAGCTGCCGACCTCCATCCTGCTGGCCCGCCTGGAGCGGCACGGCATCGCCGCGGACCGGGCCCATCTGGAAGGCATGGAGCAGCAGTTCGCCGGGACCGTGCAGCAGGCGGTCAAGGAGGCGCATGCGGCGGTCGGCCGCGAGTTCAACCTCGGATCGCCCAAGCAGCTCCAGGAGATCCTCTTCAACGAGCTGGGCCTGCCCAAGACGAAGAAGACCAAGACGGGCTACACCACGGACGCGGACGCGCTGGCCTGGCTGGCCGCGCAGACCGAGCACGAGCTGCCGGTCCTGATGCTGCGCCACCGCGAGCAGGCCAAGCTGCGGGTCACCGTCGAGGGCCTGATCAAGACGATCGCCGCCGACGGCCGGATCCACACCACGTTCAACCAGACGGTCGCCGCGACCGGCCGGCTCTCCTCCACCGACCCGAACCTGCAGAACATCCCCGTCCGCACCGACGAGGGCCGGGCGATCCGCCGGGGCTTCGTCGTCGGCGAGGGCTTCGAGACGCTGATGACGGCGGACTACAGCCAGATCGAGCTGCGGGTCATGGCGCACCTCTCCGAGGACGCCGGCCTCATCGAGGCGTTCACCTCCGGCGAGGACCTGCACACCACGGTCGCCTCGCAGGTCTTCGGCGTCGAGAAGGACGCGGTCGACGCCGAGATGCGCCGCAAGATCAAGGCCATGTCCTACGGTCTGGCCTACGGCCTCTCCGCCTTCGGCCTCTCCCAGCAGCTGGGCATCGACCCCGCCGAGGCCCGGGTGCTGATGGACACCTACTTCGAGCGGTTCGGCGGGGTGCGGGACTACCTCCACCGGGTCGTCGAGGAGGCCAGGGCCACCGGCTACACGGAGACGATCCTCGGCCGTCGCCGCTATCTCCCCGACCTGAACAGCGACAACCGCCAGCGCCGCGAGGCCGCCGAGCGCATGGCGCTCAACGCCCCGATCCAGGGCACCGCGGCGGACATCGTGAAGGTCGCGATGCTGCGGGTGGACAAGGCGCTGACCGAGGCCGGCCTGACCTCGCGGATGCTGCTCCAGGTCCACGACGAAATCGTCCTGGAGATCGCGAAGGGCGAGCGGAAGCAGGTGGAGGAGATCGTGCGCCACGAGATGGCGAACGCGGTCGAGCTGCGTGCTCCGCTCGACGTCTCGGTCGGCGTCGGCAAGGACTGGGAGTCCGCCGCCCACTGA
- a CDS encoding DUF4184 family protein, producing MPFTLSHAAAVLPAIRRDGTGRWPLFPSALVAGSFAPDITYFADTVVPGAMEFGSFTHTFAGTVTVNVAIAAVLVAVWALLREPLVALLPVRVRGRVHAFVRGRRWTRASFGPSGWLWFAVSGALGAATHVVWDAFTHHSRWGTELLPFLNRSVGGLPVFQFVQYGSSALALVVIGWFAATGLRRTPAVPAPVEVPVLGRRERWGALGLLALCVLAGVVHRCVRWYAHFGRVESPLDIIPTACFGAGAGLAAGLLLYGVWMLVRPGARGRGRSGSVPEESRTAAPAGRG from the coding sequence ATGCCGTTCACGCTCAGTCATGCCGCCGCCGTGCTCCCGGCGATCCGCCGGGACGGGACCGGCCGGTGGCCGCTGTTCCCCTCGGCTCTCGTCGCCGGTTCGTTCGCGCCCGACATCACCTACTTCGCGGACACGGTGGTCCCGGGGGCGATGGAGTTCGGGTCGTTCACGCACACCTTCGCCGGGACCGTCACGGTGAACGTGGCCATCGCCGCCGTGCTGGTCGCGGTGTGGGCGCTGCTGCGTGAGCCACTGGTGGCGCTGTTGCCGGTACGGGTTCGGGGCCGCGTCCACGCGTTCGTCCGGGGGCGGCGGTGGACGCGGGCCTCCTTCGGTCCTTCCGGCTGGCTGTGGTTCGCCGTCTCGGGTGCGCTGGGCGCGGCCACGCATGTGGTGTGGGACGCGTTCACCCACCACAGCCGGTGGGGCACGGAGCTGCTGCCGTTCCTGAACCGGAGCGTGGGCGGCCTTCCGGTGTTCCAGTTCGTGCAGTACGGGAGTTCGGCGCTGGCCCTCGTGGTCATCGGCTGGTTCGCCGCCACCGGACTGCGGCGGACCCCGGCTGTCCCCGCGCCGGTGGAGGTGCCGGTGCTCGGCCGCCGGGAGCGGTGGGGCGCCCTCGGTCTGCTGGCCCTGTGCGTGCTGGCCGGTGTCGTCCACCGGTGCGTCCGCTGGTACGCGCACTTCGGCCGGGTGGAGAGCCCGCTCGACATCATTCCGACGGCCTGCTTCGGCGCGGGCGCGGGGCTGGCGGCCGGACTGCTGCTGTACGGGGTGTGGATGCTGGTGCGGCCCGGGGCGCGGGGGCGCGGCCGGTCCGGGTCCGTACCGGAGGAGTCCCGGACGGCGGCGCCGGCCGGCCGGGGGTAG
- a CDS encoding lytic murein transglycosylase, which produces MAAHMRRRLRRGATTTAVAAAAVAALAASQAPAATLADGSVGSGDPQAAGEDTANGGTDGAATGNSPYYTDLPPLVSPDKPTASNVLPAAGSSEAGIPASVLAAYKQAERTVATTDPSCRLPWQLLAAIGKVESGQARGGRVDANGTASPRILGPALNGQGFALIKDTDGGAYDGDAVHDRAVGPMQFIPSTWASWGQDANGDGRKDPNNIYDAALAAGRYLCANDRDLALSADLDRAVLSYNRSTEYLRTVRSWFSYYQRGTHEIPDGTGTLPSSPSTPSPSPRPGTGSGTGTTPSPKPSPAEPGGTPSPTPSKPGGKPSPDPSKPGGGGSTDPTPKPPTPKPPTPKPTPPSETLGSLENAGTGPLRATAGQEFDERVSVLARNAAGAPLAKVPVTFTVTGDTGTLFAEGKKTVTVWTGSDGTATAPKLRAGEKAGEFTVTAVAGTGRARTLTYAARVTARQADAIARTDEKALTAAPGEKFADAVTVKATYQDVAAAGVAVTATMVKDRLGAVENDKGPHFEEDADGKPVRTLTTLTTDADGQLRLPEIFADDHEGTYLLRLTTEGGASVVIELTVEAPEKPAPGETTEPGETTEPNEPGEAPTPGETPSAEPTQTPAATKP; this is translated from the coding sequence ATGGCAGCGCACATGCGCCGACGTCTGCGCAGGGGAGCCACGACCACAGCCGTGGCGGCGGCGGCCGTGGCGGCGCTCGCGGCATCGCAGGCTCCCGCGGCGACCCTGGCCGACGGGTCCGTGGGCAGCGGCGACCCGCAGGCCGCGGGCGAGGACACCGCGAACGGCGGGACCGACGGCGCGGCCACCGGCAACTCGCCCTACTACACGGACCTTCCGCCCCTGGTCTCGCCCGACAAGCCCACCGCGTCCAACGTCCTCCCGGCGGCGGGCAGCTCGGAAGCCGGCATTCCGGCGTCCGTCCTCGCCGCGTACAAGCAGGCCGAGCGGACCGTCGCGACCACCGACCCCTCCTGCCGGCTGCCCTGGCAACTCCTCGCGGCCATCGGCAAGGTCGAGTCGGGCCAGGCCCGCGGCGGGCGCGTCGACGCCAACGGCACGGCCAGCCCCCGCATTCTCGGCCCCGCTCTCAACGGCCAGGGCTTCGCGCTGATCAAGGACACCGACGGCGGGGCGTACGACGGGGACGCGGTGCACGACCGCGCGGTCGGCCCGATGCAGTTCATCCCCTCGACCTGGGCCTCCTGGGGCCAGGACGCCAACGGCGACGGCCGCAAGGACCCCAACAACATCTACGACGCGGCGCTCGCCGCCGGCCGCTACCTCTGCGCCAACGACCGCGATCTGGCCCTCTCCGCCGACCTCGACCGGGCCGTGCTGAGCTACAACCGGTCGACGGAGTACCTGCGCACGGTCCGCTCCTGGTTCTCCTACTACCAGCGCGGTACGCACGAGATCCCCGACGGCACCGGCACGCTCCCCAGCTCCCCGAGCACCCCCAGCCCGAGCCCGCGTCCGGGCACCGGTAGCGGCACGGGCACCACCCCGAGCCCGAAGCCCTCCCCGGCCGAGCCCGGCGGCACGCCGAGCCCGACCCCGTCCAAGCCCGGCGGCAAGCCGAGCCCGGACCCCTCCAAGCCCGGCGGCGGAGGCTCCACCGACCCGACGCCGAAGCCGCCCACCCCGAAGCCGCCCACCCCCAAGCCGACGCCGCCGTCCGAGACCCTGGGCTCCCTGGAGAACGCGGGCACCGGCCCGCTGCGCGCCACCGCGGGCCAGGAGTTCGACGAGCGGGTCTCCGTCCTGGCCCGCAACGCGGCAGGCGCCCCGCTCGCCAAGGTGCCCGTCACCTTCACCGTCACCGGCGACACCGGCACGCTCTTCGCCGAAGGAAAGAAGACCGTGACGGTGTGGACCGGAAGCGACGGCACCGCCACCGCACCGAAGCTCCGGGCCGGCGAGAAGGCCGGAGAGTTCACCGTGACCGCCGTCGCGGGCACCGGCCGGGCGCGTACCCTGACGTACGCGGCGAGGGTCACCGCCCGCCAGGCCGACGCGATCGCCCGGACCGACGAGAAGGCGCTCACCGCCGCCCCCGGCGAGAAGTTCGCGGACGCCGTCACCGTCAAGGCCACCTACCAGGACGTCGCCGCGGCCGGAGTGGCCGTCACCGCCACCATGGTCAAGGACCGCCTGGGCGCCGTCGAGAACGACAAGGGCCCGCACTTCGAGGAGGACGCGGACGGCAAGCCGGTCCGCACCCTCACCACGCTGACGACGGACGCCGACGGGCAACTGCGGCTCCCGGAGATCTTCGCCGACGACCACGAGGGCACCTATCTGCTGCGCCTGACCACCGAGGGCGGCGCCTCGGTCGTCATCGAACTCACCGTCGAGGCCCCGGAGAAGCCGGCCCCGGGCGAGACGACCGAGCCGGGCGAGACGACCGAGCCGAACGAGCCGGGCGAGGCGCCCACGCCGGGCGAGACGCCCTCCGCGGAACCGACACAGACCCCCGCGGCCACCAAGCCCTGA
- a CDS encoding SPW_0924 family protein encodes MRALAAAAIGLAAALALVFTVSAIGSPAGETSPKPLLTTVPGPKR; translated from the coding sequence ATGCGTGCCCTCGCCGCCGCCGCCATCGGACTGGCCGCCGCCCTCGCGCTCGTGTTCACCGTCTCCGCCATCGGCTCCCCGGCCGGGGAGACCTCCCCGAAACCCCTGCTGACCACCGTCCCGGGACCGAAGAGATAG
- a CDS encoding DUF3068 domain-containing protein, translating into MRRRAGLVLLAFAVFFAALSPLLRWYAFPRLAKVPPGQYQEVVLEAKPATLLDYTTLRAKEVDKVTIVQTLKGNVEESEKIERSAGRDVVVWDALSYIQGPDGRTVSAIPERYIFDAHTQAPVNATGEMVDGDPVRREGIEFKWPFLTEKRDYAYFDAQTRTTAPIHYKGTRTFRGLEVYYFEQTIPWTEVPMPKKMPIEGVTAEQIAQTGMTRWYTTRRMFWVDPVTGAPVNGEEIHREELRDAKKMGMPEDTVTAFAGHVKMREDYIADTVDLVKSQRVLVLLLTSYLPRGFLVLGAGLLALALWLEARSRRPRSATNA; encoded by the coding sequence ATGCGCCGCCGAGCCGGTCTCGTACTCCTGGCCTTCGCCGTGTTCTTCGCCGCCCTGTCCCCGTTGCTGCGCTGGTACGCCTTCCCGCGCCTGGCCAAGGTCCCGCCGGGCCAGTACCAGGAAGTCGTCCTGGAAGCGAAGCCCGCGACCCTCCTCGACTACACCACCCTCCGGGCGAAGGAGGTCGACAAGGTCACCATCGTGCAGACGCTCAAGGGCAACGTGGAGGAGTCCGAGAAGATCGAACGCAGCGCCGGACGCGACGTCGTCGTCTGGGACGCTCTCTCCTACATCCAGGGGCCCGACGGCAGGACCGTCTCCGCCATCCCCGAGCGCTACATCTTCGACGCCCACACCCAGGCCCCCGTCAACGCCACCGGTGAGATGGTCGACGGCGACCCGGTCCGCCGCGAGGGCATCGAGTTCAAGTGGCCCTTCCTCACCGAGAAACGGGACTACGCGTACTTCGACGCCCAGACCCGCACCACCGCCCCCATCCACTACAAGGGCACCCGCACCTTCCGCGGCCTGGAGGTCTACTACTTCGAGCAGACCATCCCGTGGACCGAGGTCCCGATGCCGAAGAAGATGCCCATCGAGGGCGTCACCGCCGAGCAGATCGCGCAGACCGGCATGACCCGCTGGTACACCACCCGGCGCATGTTCTGGGTCGACCCCGTCACCGGAGCTCCCGTCAACGGCGAGGAGATCCACCGCGAAGAGCTGCGCGACGCCAAGAAGATGGGCATGCCCGAGGACACCGTCACCGCGTTCGCCGGCCATGTGAAGATGCGCGAGGACTACATCGCCGACACCGTCGACCTGGTCAAGTCCCAGCGCGTCCTGGTCCTCCTGCTCACCTCGTACCTGCCCCGGGGCTTCCTGGTGCTCGGCGCCGGGCTGCTCGCCCTCGCGCTCTGGCTGGAGGCCCGCTCCCGTCGGCCGAGGAGCGCTACGAACGCCTGA